In Candidatus Krumholzibacteriia bacterium, the DNA window ATAGGCGTAAGCCACACCTAGGTTGTCCTGCAGCCGTACGTGGAGCTCCGCCGGCCAGCCGAAGGCCGGCACCTCGACCAAGGGTGCGTGTTCCAGGTGCGGCGCTTCATGGTCCACACCGACGCGATAGGAAAACACCGCCGCCGGCGCCGTCGCCGGCAAGCGCTGCTCCTCGTACGGCCGGGTGCGATAGGCGGTCAGGTAGTACGACACCATGGTGCCGTCGGCCTGGCCGGGCAGCAGGGCGGTGAACCCGCCGGCAGGATCGGCCTGCATGGATTCGACCGTCCAGTCGCCGCCGGTCGACCAGTGCAAGCGCATCCCTTCCACCACCCGGCTCCCGTGGCGAGCGCTGACGCGGCGCGCCGTCGCGGCGTCTTCGGTGTCGTGCAGCGCCGTGTGCACGATGCGGATTTCCTGTTCCACCAGCGGGCCGATGCCGTGGCGGCCGAAGGCGGCGAGGATGGCTTCACGATGGGGTGAGCCATTGCCCGGGGCGCTGTCGCCGTAGAGGAGATCGTCTTCGAGCAAGATCGCCTCGAGATACTCGTCGAAGGTCTGCGGGAAGAGTTCGCGAGCGAAATGGATCACCCGGTCCGCGACCTCGGCTCCGACGGCAGTGCGGACATGCCAGAGCGCTCCGCCCAGGATCTCGCCGTTGGCGTGCTCCTCGTCTCCCGGGTGGCGGTCCTCGGGCCAGACGAGCTCATTGTCCAGGTTGCGGAACCCGGCGAGACCACCGAGGTACTCGCCCACCCGCGGCTCGTCGGTGAGAGTGCAGGCGAAGTAGTCGGACAAGGCCTCGTGGATGGCTGCACCGATGGTGCCGCGCAGACCGCCCACCGGTCGATAGAGGACATCGGTGATGGCGTGGGTGTACTCGTGGTAGACGACGTCGGCGAAGAGACCGAAGTTGCCGCTACCGCCGACCCCGAAGCCCATCCTCTGTCCATCCCAGAAAGCGTTGGAGTAGTTGGGTTCGCCGGAGGACGGGTTGCGCACCGACGCCACCGCCGGCACCGGGTAATCGAGCTGGCTGAAACCGAAGCGGCGCCGGGCGTAGTCGTGGATGATGTTGGCATGGACGTAGATGCTGCGCTCGTCGTCGCGGGCGTGGTCGCTGGTGAGATGCACCGCGGCGGTCCCGGGAACCGCGACCAGGGTGGAAAAGCGCGGGCTCGTGCCACGCGGCGCTTCGTTGTCCACGGTGACGTAAAGGCCCGCGAGCGTCGCCTCCAGCTGCGCGGCTCCGGGGTTCGCGCTCAAGGCGAAGCTCCCCGCCGCGTCGCTCGCCGTGCTATCGGCGCTGGACGGGTCCCCGAGCCGCACCAGGAGCCAGGGGAAGGTGGCGTTCACCAGAGGATCGTGTTCGTAGAGCGGCTTGATCGTTCCCGTGGTGGTGCCCTCCACGTACTCCGTGCGGAGCAGAGATTCGAGCGCCGCGACGCTCCCGGTGGCGGCATCGACCATGGCGCGCCAACGCGCGCCCAAGGGCGAACGCAGCGTGAGCTCCAGGGCGGCGAAAGCCTCGTAGCGCTGCAGCGGTCGCACCGCCACGATTTCTTCGCTCGCTTCGATACTGAGGCTGGAGCCCACGAGGGTCTCGCAAGCGCGGCGGGCGACGTCGAGACCGAGGTGGTGGCGTGAGACCCGGAGGTTCGGGAGAAGGGTGGAACGGAAAGCGACGAGATGCCCGTCGGCGCCGAGGGTGAGGTCGAGAAAGGCGCCGCGGAGCGGGCCACCGTCCAGGTGCTGCTCCCAGGTCGCGTGCCAGGCAGGACCCGAGTTCCGCCAGCGAACCTGGACGAGTTCGACCCGGTCCGCACCCCAGAGCGCGCCGTGATCCTGCAGCAGTGTCGCTGCCGCGGCACGGGCGGCGCCGTCGCTGAGCGCCGGGCCGGATTCCGGTCGGCCCCCGGAGCCGAGTCGGGCGAGACCCGTCCAGGGATCCCAGCGCACGCTCCAGCGCGAGCCGGAAGCCGCCTCGAGACGCTCGAGGGCGGGCGACCGCGCTGCCGACTGTACCGCCGCCGGCCAGGGGCCGAGATCACGCGGCGCCGGCGTTCCGGCATTTCCCTGTGGTTGGATGGCCTGCGCCCCCCAAGGCCAGAGGGCGACGAGAAGGAGAAGGGCGCGATTCAGGAAGTGACGCCGGCCGGACGCCGATTCTCCGCGGCGCTGCGGGCGGCGAAACGCACCAGCTCCAAGAGCTGCTGGTTGCGGGGCACGTCGAGTCCGTATTCCTCGGCGAGGGCGACGATGCGGCCGTTGATCCACTCGATCTCGGTCTGCCGGCCGGCGCGCAGGTCCTGGAGCATGGACGAGGTGTTGCGCGCGGTCTGTCGCATGCTCGCTTCCACCTTGGCCAAGGTCTCTTCGGTCTCGAGCCCTTGTCCGGCCCGGGAGGCCACCTGCACCACTTCTTCGACGAGGCCACGAGGCAGGCCGCGCAACCTGAGCAAGTCGCCGTTGGGAACGCCGAGGAGGGCCGAAAGTGGATTGATGACGGCGTTGATCGCCAGCTTGCGCCAGACGTAGGTGTCGATGTCGCCGACCTGCTCGGCCGGCATGCCGCTGGAACGCCAAAGATCCAGGACCTCCCCGCCGGCCGGGAAGTAGGTCTTCCCGGGCGCATTGAAAGCGACGTGCCCGGGCGCCTCGAACGCCGCCGCCATGAAGGTCACCGCCCGGAGCACCGGGCGGCCCAGCACGCTCGTGGCGAGGGTGCGGATCCCAAGTCCGTTCTGCAGGACCACTACAAGATGGGACGGATCCAGGCGTGGCGCAAGCTCCGTCAACACGCCTCTCAGGTCGAAGGCCTTCACCGTGAGCAGCACGATGGCCTCTGGGGGCGGCGGGTGCAGCCTCTCGCTCACCTCCAGGGGATAGACCCCCGGGGCGCTGACGGAGACGCGCAGGCCCCCCTGGCGCCGGATGGCCTCGACGTGCTTGGGGCGGCCGACGATCTCCACCTGGGTGCGGCGGGAAAGCAGCGCTCCGAGCAGGCTCCCGAGGGCCCCGGCGCCGACGACGTAGACCGGCCGGGTCACGAACCGTCCTCGTGCAACTTGAGGTCCCAGTAGGCGGTGTCGACGAAGCGGTCCCAGCTACGCCGCCGCACCGCGAGGCGGAATCCGGCCCCCGGACGCCAGGCCGGCTCACGGGGCTGCCGCTGCAGACGCATGCCTGCCTCCCAGGGCAGGCGATCGCGCTTGCGGGCGTTGCACTCGGTGCAGGCGAGGACGACGTTGCTCCAGGTGGTGGAGCCGCCCCGGCTGCGGGGCACCACGTGGTCGATCGAGAGCTCGGACCGCACCGGAGTCCGATCGCAGTACTGGCAGGAGAAGCGGTCGCGCTCGAAGATGTTCCGGCGCGAGAACTTCACCCGCCGGGGCGGCACCGCGTTGTAATGCGTGAGCAAGATGATCTCGGGGATCAGGAGCTTGTAACGCGGGGTGTGCAGCGTGTTGTGCACCGCCGCCTGGGAGAGCTCGCACCACGACTGGAAGTCGTGGGTCTCGAACTCCCCGGTGACCACGTGAGCGAGATCGAGGACCAGGAGCGTCAGGGCCCGCTTGACGTCGCAGACGTGGATCGCCAGCCAGCTGCGATTGAGGACGAGGACACTTTGGTTGAGCATTCCCCTGCTCCGTCCCGTGCCCATGTACGGGCGCACTCGAAGCGAGGATACGGCACCCGTTCGGGTCGGTCAAGCAACGCTGCCACAATGGGTTCGCAGACGACGGGCGATGCCGGGCAGGGCTCAGAAACGGTAGTACAGGCTCATCTGCAAGCGCAGGAAGCTCATGTTGTCGACGTACGGCTGATCGTCGGCGGAATCCTCCTGATCACCCTTGCCCGAGGAGAACAAGAGATGGGCGCGGGCCTCGCCTTCGACGCCGAAGCTCTTGGTGGCGCGGTAGTCGAGGCCGAAGGCGGCGTTGAGGCCGCCGCTCGTCTCGTCCTTGGTGTAGTCGATCACTTGCGGCGGGAAGCGGTCGTCGAAGACGAACTGGTGCCCCGAAGGTCCCATCGGATCGTAGGCGTGCTGCTCGCCGAAGGAAGGAACGTTGAAGAAGCGCAGGCGGAAAGGGACGCGCCAGATGTAGAGGCCCGCTCCCACGGAAGCGAGGGGCGAGAAGCTCCGGCGCTGGGAAAAACGGTAGGTGTAGTTGGCGCCGACGTTGAAGAGCTCGAGCTTCCCGTACTCGGCGACGAGATAACCTTCTCCCGGCTGGGAGGCCTGCTGTGCTCCCAGGTTCTTGGTACGCACCAAGGCCTCGTACGACTCGATGGTGGCGGGGATCACTCCGGTGAGCGGGGCTTCCATGTAGCCCGTGGTGATTTCCCAAGCGCTGTGCCCGGTGTTGGAGTGCCGGAAGCGCAGTTCCATCCCCGCGCCGGTATCGGTGAAATCGCCGGTCTTGCCGAGGGGAACGGCGATCCCGCCGCTCACCATGACGATCTCCCGCGCTTCGAGGCGGGGGACGCAGGCGAAGAGGGCTGCGAGCAGGACGAGCGCCGGCCCGAGACACACTTGTCGCTGCGGTCGCAGCTCGCGCACTCAACGACCTCCATGGGCTCCACGGCAGGGCTCCGCGAAAGGCACGGAATGTTAATCAAAGCTCCCTGGCGGCGCAACTAGTGCAGGGAGAGCGGGAAAGACGGTTTTCAGGGAGTCGCGGGGGCGCTGGCGGCGCTCTCGGCGGGTTCGTGGGCCACCGTCGTGCTGTCGCCTCCTGCCGCCGCCAAGCGGGTCTTGAAGCCCGCCACCCGGGCGGCCATCGCCGGGTCGTCGGTGATCCGGTCGTCCAAGGCGAGCACCTGGCCCCCGGTGATCTCCGTCTTGCCGGCGCTCCCCGGGCGCAGGTGCAGCCAGGCCAGATGCTTGCCCCGGGTTCCGGGGGAAAGCACCGCCGGCGTCGGCCCCACCGGCACGGTCTCGCGCACTTCGCCAGTGCCGCTGATGAGCAGGTCGTAGCCGTAGGGCTCGGCGCGAGCGAACTCTTCCAGAGTGGAAAGGGGTAGGTGAGCCAAGAGGATGCGGAGATCGGTCTGCGGGCGCAGCCCCTCCAGCGTCTGCCGCGCCGCCTCGAGGGGATCGGTGATCTCGAGCTGCGAGCCGCTGGGCCACTCCTCCAGCGCCAGCTGTGAGGGTAACGTGACGCCGACGATACCGATGCGCAACGGCTTCCCCGCCACTTCTTTTTGCAGCACGATGTAGGGCTGGAAGCGGAGCTTCCGGTCCACATAGATGTTGGCGCTCAAGAACTGCAGCTGCAGCGAATCCTGCAGCGCTTGCAACTCCTGCGGCCCGAGCAAGAGGTCGCGGGCAGCGACGTTGACCGCTTGCAAGCCATCGGCCTGCATGCCTTCCAAGAAGACCCGCGTCGACAGGGCCCGCTGGCGCTCGTTGCGCTCCGACCAGCCGCCGGCGTCGAGGATCAGATGTTCCTGGTACTTCTGCAGGAGGGGATCGAGCACCTTCGCCCGCCGGGCGAGGCCGCCGAGGCGTCCGGCACGTCAGCCACAGGGATCGATCCAGGCCTGACAGTCGCCGGAGTAGGCGACGAGCAGCTCGTCGGAGCGGCTGCGGCAACCGGCGACGCCGAGCCAGAGTGCGAGCGCAGCGGCGCTCCATACGGCCACCCCGGCCAGACCCTGCTTCTTCTTCGCGACCCTGTGCA includes these proteins:
- a CDS encoding 2-dehydropantoate 2-reductase → MTRPVYVVGAGALGSLLGALLSRRTQVEIVGRPKHVEAIRRQGGLRVSVSAPGVYPLEVSERLHPPPPEAIVLLTVKAFDLRGVLTELAPRLDPSHLVVVLQNGLGIRTLATSVLGRPVLRAVTFMAAAFEAPGHVAFNAPGKTYFPAGGEVLDLWRSSGMPAEQVGDIDTYVWRKLAINAVINPLSALLGVPNGDLLRLRGLPRGLVEEVVQVASRAGQGLETEETLAKVEASMRQTARNTSSMLQDLRAGRQTEIEWINGRIVALAEEYGLDVPRNQQLLELVRFAARSAAENRRPAGVTS
- a CDS encoding HNH endonuclease, encoding MLNQSVLVLNRSWLAIHVCDVKRALTLLVLDLAHVVTGEFETHDFQSWCELSQAAVHNTLHTPRYKLLIPEIILLTHYNAVPPRRVKFSRRNIFERDRFSCQYCDRTPVRSELSIDHVVPRSRGGSTTWSNVVLACTECNARKRDRLPWEAGMRLQRQPREPAWRPGAGFRLAVRRRSWDRFVDTAYWDLKLHEDGS